The nucleotide sequence CGCGACCCCGGGCTCCTGCTCCGCTCCCCCACCGccccgccctctctctctcactggccAGCCTTTAAAGCTGTCACCTTTTGCCACCCTCCCCGTGTCGCTGTacagtctctctctctccccccctctccctctcgtcgcTCGTGCTGTGGTGTGCTCGTTCGATTGCCTCAGGTCGGGCGGACGGACGCGAGCTGAGGGCAGGAGGGGCCGGATCCGGTGGTCCGGAGGGCGAGCTAGCGGCCCCGGTTGTCGCGGCGGTGGAGGAGTAGTAGGTGGAGTGCCAGAGGAAGCGGTTCATGGACGTGGCTCCCCCTACCGCAGCCCGGCGGGGCGGCGGGAGGCTGTGAGCGGGTCACCGGCGGCGCCCCTCCCCGCGCCGGCCGGCCGGCGTGTGTGGAGGTAACTCATGTCTAATTTCGCTCTACGCGTCGTTCGGGAGCTCGGGAGGACGATTCTCGCGTGTGCTCCTCAGACTGCTTATCCGCGTCGCCATTTGCGTTTCCTGATGGATCTTTTTTTTTTCGTCCCTGAAAACATTTTTTTCCTGCGATTATCCGTCTATTTTTTGTCTTGTCGCTGGAGGATTTAGCTGATATTTCCGCGCGGCTAATTTTTCCACTTTTGATTCTCACACGAAATCGTGCGATTCTGGCGTCGCCTCGCCGCCCGCATTTGCGTCTTCTGCTGCGGCTGCCTTTCCTTTTTCCTCATTTCAGATACTGAGCCAAAAGCCGCCTCCTTTGCGTGCTTTTCCACGCTTTGTTGTTTAAGGGAGGGATCAGGAGGAGGGATGGAGGGGCGCGGATGGCCCAACAGCGCTCGTCAATCTCCCGCGTTTCCCCATGTCAAATTTGTTCTAACCGCTCGAAAATCTCCTCCCAGGTTGTTCTGCCCTCAAGGATCGCTGCGCGCCGCGAGGGGGTGAAACTAGGACGCAAAGGAAGAGCTtaagatggcggcggcggtggcggcgatgcgttgcgggagcgggagcgggagcgacggcggcggcggcggctacgacaAGGGCGGGATGGACTCGGGCAAGTACGTGCGGTACACGCCGGAGCAGGTGGAGGCGCTGGAGCGGGTGTACGCCGAATGCCCCAAGCCGACCTCCACGCGGAGGCAGCAGCTGCTCCGCGAGTGCCCCATTCTGTCCAACATCGAGCCCAGGCAGATCAAGGTCTGGTTCCAGAACCGAAGGTGAGCATGTCGGCCGCCCGCCGCGCTTTCGCCTTTTGTGATTGGATGGAATTTGCTGCATCAGCAGCCATTACGCTGCATGAGAGTGTAATGGTAGCTGGGTAAATTGAGTAAGGATGGATCACGAACAAATGTGGGAGTTTCTAGTTCTGTGTTGGAGCATATGTGTATTTTCCCAATCTGGGCAGGTTCTGCATTCAAGCATAATTGTCATGGGCTTTTCTCCGTGGGTGCAGGTGCCGTGATAAGCAGCGGAAGGAGTCTTCGAGGCTTCAGGCCGTGAACAGAAAACTGAGCGCCATGAACAAGCTCCTCATGGAAGAGAATGAGCGTCTCCAGAAGCAGGTCTCCCAGTTGGTTCATGAGAATGCATACATGAAGCAGCAGCTGCAGAATGTAAGTCTCCATTTTGTTGTTTTACTTTTACAGACCACGTTGCTTGTAGGACCTGGATAAGTGTCTGACCGTGGCTACCTTGTGCTTGCATTACATTTCAGCCTTCGTTGGCCAATGATACAAGTTGTGAGTCAAATGTGACCACTCCTCCAAACCCTCTAAGGGATGCAAGTAACCCAGCTGGGTAAGTGGTTTTTGTTACTGACAACAGGTGGGATCATCCAATTCCCTTTTATGTAAGAACTTGTTACATATCTTCCTTCCATTTTCTCTAGACTCCTTGCAATTGCGGAGGAGACATTGACAGAGTTCCTCTCAAAGGCTACAGGAACTGCTGTTGATTGGGTCCCGATGCCTGGGATGAAGGTCAGTTGCCAATTCTGGAGGTTCTTTGTTCCAACACTGATACTAACTCTAAGTGGATCTATGCATGCTCATTTGTTTCTCCTTCCTGTGATTAGCCTGGTCCGGATTCGTTTGGTATTGTTGCCGTTTCACATGGTTGCCGAGGTGTTGCTGCCCGTGCCTGTGGTCTGGTGAATCTAGAACCAACAAAGGTAACTGTATACCTCAAACTTCGTTTGGAACTTCATGATAGTTCAAGAACGCTCGTTGTTTGTTTCCAAGAGAATCATGAAGAAACTGTTGAATTTGTAGTTAACCATATTGTTTGTATGATATATGGCGTGGTTTCTAAAAAGCGAAGAGAGACCTCAGAAAAAAACTGTACCCCAGCTAGCCGTGCATACATCGCTCCCGTTTCTCTAAAGATGTAAATAAACCCTTTTGGAAAACTGAATCAATAAAGTTTTAAACTTAATAAAACAACTTATATTCTgcaatttcattttttttgaagaaTCTTCTCATCTTGCCAGCTGAAACAGAAATCCTATCATATTTTCTTGCACTCCAAACTTCTCTACAAAATTGAGGCACACTGTTCTACTAAGAAATTATTCCCTGGAGTTTCTAATATTGCTGTGCATTCTAGATTGTGGAGATCTTGAAAGACCGCCCATCTTGGTTCCGTGATTGTCGGAGTCTTGAAGTTTTTACGATGCTTCCAGCTGGAAACGGTGGGACCATTGAACTTGTTTACATGCAGGTGAGCATTATGTCATTGATCACTTCTTCCTTTGCACAATAATATGGTGTAGTTTAGTTTGGTAACTTGTATTATCCATGCTACTCCTTCTTACTCTTGGTTTGTGCATTCAGATGTATGCTCCTACCACGTTAGTTCCTGCACGTGATTTTTGGACGCTGAGATACACAACTACAATGGAAGATGGAAGTCTCGTGGTGTGTATGAACTTGAATGTTGTATTGTTGTTAGTCTAACTAGAGTGTAAATTAGAGCCAATGAAGCCTTTTGCTTACATCCCTGTATATCGTAGGTTTGTGAGAGATCTTTGAGTGGTTCAGGAGGTGGTCCAAGTACTGCCTCAGCACAGCAATTTGTAAGGGCTGAGATGCTTCCTAGTGGCTATTTAGTTCGGCCATGCGACGGCGGGGGTTCAATTGTGCATATAGTCGATCATCTGGACCTTGAGGTCTGATTTCAAACATAGGTGTTAAATTCCGTGCATCGATGTTCCCTCCCATGTTTCTTACTAATTTAATTCAATTATATTTTACAGGCTTGGAGTGTTCCAGAAGTGCTTCGCCCGCTCTATGAGTCTTCTAGGGTAGTTGCTCAGAAAATGACTACTGCGGTGCGTTCTTAGTTACTACATTTCTTGATCCGCTTTTACCTTGAATTTGTATTTGTATGCCATCTTCTGTAGTATGTGTACAGTGTCCACCTTTTACTTCTGATGATCAGTTCCTTGTGGCTCTTTACTTGGCAGCTCAGAACCTCAGCCTAGTGCAATTGTTCAATATCTGTTATAATAGGGACATGTTTTTTTGCGGTGAACAGTAAAAAGTGAAACAATCCAAAATATTCTGGCATGCGcagtttcatggagaaaaaaatattTGTAATGTTCTGGGCAACGACAAAATAAAAATGATGCTCCAAATAAGCTTTTTTAGAAACCATCTTGGAGCACTGATTTTTTTTTGTGCGTGCAGGACAGCACGAAAGTCTTTCTATTTCGAAAATTTGCACCTAGGTAGACCGGTAGGCAATGTTTGATAATTttcggattttactgttcatgaCAGGAGCATATGTACTGGGTTCCAGATTGACACTTTTTATTATAATATCGGTTACATATGGGGAGGAATGATCATAATTGAGTTCCTGTTTTTGGCACTAATGCCTAGATACATGCTTAGATTTTTTTAGAGAATAAACATCTTACTAGAAATGCTTGTGTTGTCCAAAACAATTTAACTACTTTAGTTTAAAGTCATTCGCTGGTTGGTGACTGAGCTCAAATATGCGATGCTAAAGCGAGATACTTCAAGATGATACTCATAATCCAGAGCTTTAAGTTTTTTATGGCACTTTGGCATACAAAAGTAGCTAACTGCTTTTGCATCTTTTGACTGCTGGATCGTTCTGTAAATCCTAGTTCGGTACTGACCATTTCTTGTTGTCAAGGCATTACGACACATCAGACAGATTGCTCAAGAAACTAGTGGGGAGGTTGTATATGCTCTAGGGAGGCAACCTGCTGTTCTGCGGACATTTAGTCAGAGGCTGAGTAGGTTAGTCCTGGCTAATGATACTGCTACTTTTGCCCGTGCATGCCTTGGGCTGATGTTTATCTTGACACCATTTTCATGCCCTTTCAGAGGATTTAATGATGCTATAAGTGGCTTCAATGATGATGGTTGGTCTGTAATGGCTGGAGACGGCATTGAAGATGTGATTATTGCTTGCAACTCAAAAAAGATTAGAAGCAATAACACTGCTCCCAATGCTTTTATTGTTCCTGGAGGTGTTATATGTGCTAAAGCATCAATGTTACTGCAGGTGATGATGCGATTATTACATATACGTTAATTTGCATTCCCATTGATAAAGACTTTGTTAAGTTTATTAAAACATCTGTTGTTCGATACTGGTATTCTTGCATCTTGTCAAAAATCTGGTGGCATGCATTTGGATGGTAGCCTGGTACTTTAGGTTATTGTACTGTTTGTGCTATTGGCTTGTAGTGGTATACTAGAAATGTCGGTTTTGTTTTGTTTCACTTGGCTAACATTGCAGACACTGGAGAATTGAAAACCAACTTGGATCTTTCTCTTAATTCTTGTCTGTTTTTCAAGCTCTTACTCTGTCTTTGTTTGGTTTACTAGAGTGTTCCACCAGCAGTACTGGTTCGGTTTCTGAGGGAACATCGGTCTGAATGGGCTGATTATAACTTTGATGCATATTCGGCTTCGGCGCTGAAATCAAGCTCATGCTCACTTCCTGGGTTGCGTCCCATGAGATTTTCTGGGAGCCAGATCATCATGCCACTTGCTCACACAGTGGAGAATGAGGAGGTATATTCACAAATCTTTGCATGTACAGCCGTATGATTTGCTAGATGTCGGCATGATTTGGTATCTCTTCGAGACATTACAAATTCCTGTCGCTCATTGCTATATGCGTTATTAATCTATCCATGTAGATAATTGTGATGGATTGTCCTTGGTCGTATTTTCACGTTCTTCATTCTTGTAAATTTCCCATTTGTGTCTCATGTAACCTTCGTAGATAGTATTCCCTTCACTGCATGTGCTTCGTGCAACTTTCCTTGTTTAATAGTGTGGCAGATTGGTAGTATAGCAATAGGTTATTGGCAAGCAAGCCTTATAACAAGTCTATCGTTTGGAGAGGATAATAAACAACATGTATTTATACAAGATATGTTGATAAATTGCAAGCTATTTTTCTTGATGGGCGTAATAGCATGAAACCTTGATGAATAATTCAATATGCAGATTCTAGAAGTTGTTCGTCTTGAAGGGCAAGCGCTCGATGAGGGTCTTTTATCAAGAGATATCCACCTGCTTCAGGTAATAACTGACAGTTCATTGATTTAGTCTCTAGTGTTCTATTATCTGATCAATCAACCAGTTGGATTTCACTTTGCACATTGCTTATTAGATAGATTTCTGCATTGATGCTAGTACTGTGAAGTATACTGACAAGTGGTACTAAAAAGATCTCTGAACTTTATTGATCTTTCAGTTTTGCACTGGAATAGACGAGAAATCAATGGGATCCTGCTTCCAACTTGTCTTTGCACCAATTGATGAGCTTTTCCCTGATGATGCTCCATTAATATCTTCAGGCTTCCGTGTTATACCACTGGACATGAAAACAGTTGAGTATCCTGTTTCTCTAATTTATTGTTATAGTGAAATTCAGGACACCACTTTCCTTTAGTGACCAATAATTCACTTTTCCTGGCAACTGCATTTTTTTACATGTCCTCCTACACAATGCTCAATTCTGTTCAGAAATGCATTGTAACATACTTCTATGCCATCAAAATATTTCTGAAAGTTTTATGGCTGAAACCTGAAAGCCATTCAATTACAGTAGGATGGCTCTTGTTTGGCCCTATCTTCTGGTTTCTACTTTGTTATATGTAGAATGATTTTCAGTTGCTCAGATTTTAACCGTCAATATCTttcattttttttggaaaaggaggttaaaacccccggcctttgcatcaatcgatgcatacaaccatctttattaattattgaacaaaggtctgacaagaacatacatcaagccaaccgaagccaccactcacactTACGAACttgataatgtggagtgctctcactccccatatctaaaaCCGGTGTAGTTGCTGATCCATCCGCATAACGTATCGGAACCTACACCTGGTGCAGCAAACTTAAAGCGTACACCACATGCACACGCTTTagaagccgccatcatcatcgaGCTGACCCATCTTCCGGAAAGAGATTGGCCTCAGCCTTGCCAGTCCGGccatccgtcgacgccaccacggcgcccaacggcaccaccTCCCCGCGCGCAAACTGCCGCAGCACCATGCTGCGAAGTACCACCAGCCGGCACAGCTTGAAGTCTctagaagatctgtcgtgcgtagcacctgccgaacaggcatgacacagcgtagcacctgtcggccaggcatgacttgacatctccttcaaagctccgtgcaagatgaagccgctgcacctcctgcctctgtcttccagTGCTGCTCCACAACcagctcccaagagagaaacgacaccgcaatgCCGCCATCGTtcgatctggaagaccagatcgTAGGGTTTCCTCCGGAGCAGcatgagtgggtcgacagtagttacacgacgatgccttcatcaaggtaacaccttgatgaaggcatcgtcgtgtaacggCGCAGAACGCCGCCATCTCCAGCcttcggctcggttttcaccggcaactatgtctccccgactcgcagccAGGACTAGATGACGGATCTTGAGATCCGACCACCCAACATCAGGCCGACCACCTCCGatggaagagatgaccaccaccgccatAATCCTCGTGATGCGTGGCAGAACCGGAGTACCTCTGTGACCTGTCACCGAAGCCGATGACAGGCAACATGTTGAGAACGCGACAGCGGCAGCCCGCCTAGACTCAAAGGGCCTAGATCGAGCCCGCCTaccacgccgccgcctcctgccATCCCTGCCGTCAGCAGCAGAGCCCACCGACATGTGCCCCGGTTGCCGCTGCCCGCCATCATCGTTGCAGGAGGACCTAGATCTGGCTGCCGCCGTCTCAGATCCCCGGACGCGAGAGGTggtccgccgccaccgcgccacaGGGCCTTCGCCTGGCGACGTTGCAGGCGGCCGCGAAGGGAGGGGGAGGCGCGGGAGGTCGAGGGCAGGACCGGTGGTGGCCGCCCGGTGGCGGCCGCACGGGGTCGGGGGAAGGAGAGTCGTCCAAATCTTCTCGAGTTTCTTGACCTCCTTCGAACTCATCTTTCATAGGATGGTGCACCAGCTGGTAAACACTAGATTTCCTGGCGACTGCATTTTTACATGTCTGTCCTACACAATGCCTCCATTCTGTTGTTCAGAAATGCATTGTAATATCTATGCCATCAAAATATGTCTGAAAATTTTATGGCTGAAACATGAAAGCCATTCAATTCCAATAGGATGGCTCTTGTTTGGCCCAATCTTTTGGTTTTTACTTTTGTTATATGTGGATTGATTTTCAGTTGCTCAGATTTTAACCATTAATATC is from Triticum aestivum cultivar Chinese Spring chromosome 1B, IWGSC CS RefSeq v2.1, whole genome shotgun sequence and encodes:
- the LOC123121562 gene encoding homeobox-leucine zipper protein HOX9, encoding MAAAVAAMRCGSGSGSDGGGGGYDKGGMDSGKYVRYTPEQVEALERVYAECPKPTSTRRQQLLRECPILSNIEPRQIKVWFQNRRCRDKQRKESSRLQAVNRKLSAMNKLLMEENERLQKQVSQLVHENAYMKQQLQNPSLANDTSCESNVTTPPNPLRDASNPAGLLAIAEETLTEFLSKATGTAVDWVPMPGMKPGPDSFGIVAVSHGCRGVAARACGLVNLEPTKIVEILKDRPSWFRDCRSLEVFTMLPAGNGGTIELVYMQMYAPTTLVPARDFWTLRYTTTMEDGSLVVCERSLSGSGGGPSTASAQQFVRAEMLPSGYLVRPCDGGGSIVHIVDHLDLEAWSVPEVLRPLYESSRVVAQKMTTAALRHIRQIAQETSGEVVYALGRQPAVLRTFSQRLSRGFNDAISGFNDDGWSVMAGDGIEDVIIACNSKKIRSNNTAPNAFIVPGGVICAKASMLLQSVPPAVLVRFLREHRSEWADYNFDAYSASALKSSSCSLPGLRPMRFSGSQIIMPLAHTVENEEILEVVRLEGQALDEGLLSRDIHLLQFCTGIDEKSMGSCFQLVFAPIDELFPDDAPLISSGFRVIPLDMKTDGAPAGRTLDLASSLEAGSTTLQASGGADDCNLRSVLTIAFQFPYEMHLQDSVATMARQYVRSIVSAVQRVSMAISPSRSGLNAEQKIISGFPEAATLARWICQSYRFHLGVELFRQADEAGESLLRMLWDHEDAILCCSFKEKPVFTFANEMGINMLETSFVALQDLSLDKIFDEAGRKALYSEIPKLMEQGFVYLPGGVCLSGMGRHVSFESAVAWKVVGEDNNVHCLAFCFVNWSFV